The DNA sequence GCCGAAACTGTCCCACGAGTTCGCCGGTCTCCCGGCGGATCAGGAAATCAAACCCGGCGCCATCCCCGATGACGATCGCAGAGTCCCGGGCCGTCACGATGGCCGTCCGTCCGAAGTGAATCGGTGTCATCGACATCGCTTGGGGGGTAGCCTGCAACAGAATCTCGGAGCCAGAGATTGCGCCGATCGAGTCGACTGACGCGCCATTCAGCGGTACCCGGTACAGCGGTGTCAGAGCCTGAAGCTCACCGGACTGCCCACCCGTGACTACGCTAGGACCAGCAGTGCCGCTGGGCCTGAGCGGGAAGCCGTCCCGGATCAGGAGCGCCCCATCGTGGAACGCACCAACCGGAATCGGCATCCCGGTGCCAGCCGTGAACGAGCCGCTGCGGACGAATCCGCCCGCGCCATCAAAGACTGAGTACCGCCGCAGTAGCACGTCATAGGCGACAAGACTGTCCCCCGCGAACCGGGCAATCGAGGTGATCGACTCAAACTCCCCAGGACCTCGGCCCTTGCGTCCAAAGGTATTGAGGGGTTGCCCCTGAGGGCTGAAGAGATGGATCTCCCACGCGCTCGGGTCTGCCACGACGATGCGGCCGTCAGATAGCTTGGCAGGAATAACATTGGTATCAAACTCGTGCCCCTCGCCGCGAGAGGAGCGAATCTCGACGGTGGCGACGGAGTCGACCCTGTACCGCGGGCTGTCACCGTCGAGGGGTGCTTGATTCTCGACGATCGTGACGCCCGCGCTGTCCCGGGTTACCGATGCTGGCGCTCCGTCCGCGCGGCCGCAGCCCATCAACACGAGCGTACTGAGCAGTACTGGTACTATCGCCAGTTTCATGGTGCCCCCGAGGCAATTGTCTTACTGGCCCGCTGCGTACCCGTCCCGCCGCGGATCCGCTGCGCCGATCCGCCGCCCGTCGGGCGTCACGTACACCGCGTGCACCCCGCCGAACATGATATCTCCCACCCGCGACCGCGGCCGGAAACCCCGCGCCACGAGGGCACTGTACACATCGGGTCCAAACCCGGGCTCGACCTCGACTTCACGCGAGTTCCAGTTCGGATGGAGACGGGGCGCCGCGAGCGCCATGGCCGGATCCTCCCCGAACGCGAGCATCCGCACGCTCACCTGCGCAATCGCCGGCTGGATGTACTGCGAACCTGCCGCACCCACCACGAGCCGCACGTCCCGCCCGTCGAGCACGATCGTGGGCGACATGGTCGAGTTGCTGTACCGATCCGAGCCCCGGGTGCGCCCGTCGAAGTTCCGGCCGACCGAGTTGAGCCAGACGCCGTCGACCCAGACGCCAGAGCCGAACAGCACACCCACCGTGGTCGTCATCGAGACTGCGTTGCCCTCGCTGTCCACCACGCTCAGGTGCGATGTGAAGCTGCTGTCCTCACCTGCCGACCCGCTGCCGAGTCCGTCGAAATCCCCGGCTGCCGAACGCGGTGCCGCGGGATACGGGTCGAGCGCTGCGCAGGCACCTTCCGGCCCCTCGGCGTCGGCGCTCCACGGATCGGCCGGGGAGAGCGTGTCGCGCATCGGGGCGGTGAGCTCGCTCGCGCGTGCCGCGGCGAACCGCGCGCTGGCCAGGCCGCGCGCCGGGACTGGCATCACGCCCGGGTCGCCCCGCCAGCGCTGCCCGTCGACCTGGGCGATCCGGATGAGCTGCGCAAACGACGTCGCGGTCGCCGGCGATTCGGTGTAGCCGGTCGCACTCGTGAGCCCCGACTGCTCCGCAAGGTGAAGCATCTGCAACACCACGGCCCCGCCCATCGGCGGTGGCGCGCCAAGCACGGTGAGTCCGCGCCAGGGGGTGCAGAGCGGGCGAGTCCAGGTGCTGCGGTAGGCGGCCATGTCGCGCGTCGTAATCAGCCCGCCGCGCGCCTGCACATGCTGCGCAAGCCGTTCTGCAAACGGGCCGCGATAGAAGGCGTCCGGTCCGGTCGCCGCAATCCGTTCGAGGGTCGCGGCGAGCTCGGGCTGAATGAGTCGGTCGCCGGGGCGGAGGGGCTCACCGTCGGGCATGAACCGCGCGGCGGCGCCGGGCTCCTCGAGCACGCGCGCGCGTGAGGACGTAATCGTGCGGGCGAGCAGGGGCGACACCGTGAATCCGTCGCGGGCAAGCGCGATCGCCGGCGCCATGACCTGTTCGCGCGAGAGCTTGCCGTGCTTCTCATGGAGCGTGAGCAGGCCGCTCACCATACCGGGTACGGCAGCGCCTCGCCCCGGCCCGCGCGATCCGGTATCAGCCGTGCCCCACTCGGGCCGTTCACCCGCTCGGCCATAGAACGACAGATGGTCCACGCGCTGGCTGGCAGGCATCCAGACGGTTGCTGCGCCGCCGCCGCCGATGCCGGTCTGTGAGGGATCGGTCACGGAGAGGGCGAACGCGGTGGCGACCGCTGCGTCCACCGCATTACCGCCTGCGCGGAGCACGGCGACGCCGACCAGCGTGGCCTCGGGCTGCGAAGCCGACACCATCCCGGCCCGTCCTTCCGCCCGCTTGCCAGCCAGCGGCGAAGCCGCCGACGGCGGTGCGGGCCGCGTGCAGCCAGCTGCGAACATCACCCCCACCGCGAGGGCAATGCGCGATCGGAACATTGTGGTGCTCTTCATCTGTGTAACCTTTCGTCTCGTGCTGAGCGAGCGTCCGCTACTTGCGGAGGACCTGAGACAGCAGCATGCCGCGCCGGTCCTCGATATCGTCGATGTACCAGCGCTCATCGTTGCGCTCCAGGTCGTTGCGCAGGAGGTATGTCAGCGTCCACTCGTTAGTCCCGTCGCTGAACCGGACCGGTACCCGGGCCTTCTCGACGCGGACGCGTGCGTCGCCGATGGCATAGGTCGTGGCGCCCTGACTGCCGGTGAACGGGTCGGTCACGAGCGGAGGGGCGGAATCGGTCTTTGCGATGCGCTCGAAGAAGCTGTACATGCCGCGGCGGAAGCGCCGGGAGAGAAAGCGCTCTTTCCGATCGAGCCCGCGCGCCGTGAAGTCGCGCGACCCTGCGAAATGGATCTTGAGGAACTCCCGGACGGGGCGCTCGGCGTAGTCCAGCCGCGGCGCCGCGACGACCGACGGGGCGAGCGGCAGGGGTGCCCCCAGCAGGAGCCCGGCAAAGGCGAGGGACCGAAATCGGCGTGCTTTGCGCATGATTCGTCGGGGTCGAGTCTGAGGTTGTATAGGCCAGAATACGCACATTCAGCGGTTGTCGCCAGGCTTGCACTGTCGTGCGTGTCCATAGCCATCGCGCTCATCCCGCGCTCAGGGGTGAGATTGCGCGGCCTGCGGCCGGAGCTAGCTTGGATCTATCACCGAACCTGGGATTGAGATACTACGCAGCAGACTCGAAGGGTATGGCTTCGGATGAGCCAGAACGCGAGCTGGTTACCATGACGAACCTGCGCTGGGGTTGGGCGTTGCCGCTAGTCTGTGCAGCAGGCGGCCATGGAGATCGGGACCAGGTGGTGGCTCGATCCCTCGGTACGCCTGACGCCACAGTTTCACGGCCGTTCGATCGTCTGCGCGGGGTGCATGAACTGCGTGATGGTCGCGTGGTCGTTGTGGATGCGAATGAACAGGGCGTCATGGTTGTCGACCTTGCTCGCGATCGGGTTGTGCCGCTGGGGCGGATCGGGTCGGGGCCGCGAGAGTACCGGTATCCGACGGGCCTGCTCCGGTTGGGCGGTGACAGCATCGGGATCATCGACAACGGTAACAGCCGAATCCTGGTCGTAACCGGCGCAGGGAGGCCAGGCGGCACGCTGGGGCCTCACGGTCTGCCGCTTGCGTAACAGACCGCCCTGATAGGCCAACCCGCACAGGCGGGCGATTCCCTCGGTCACCTGTACACCCTCGCGTTCTCGAACTTTACCCCAGAACATCTCCAGCCGACGGATTCCGCACCGATCGAGCGCTGGCGTATAGGTGCGGTTCGCAAGGACACGATTGCGTACCTGCCACTCGTGCCCGTCCGGGATCGGACCCTTCCTCCAGGAGAAGGCACGCGGGCCTTCAGGACAGGTCCGCAGTGGGCTGTTGGTCCGGATGGGCAGGTGGCGATCGTTCGGCCCAATCCGTATCGCGTGGAGATCATCGATCGGAGGGGCGTTCGGAGGGTGGGTAAGCCGGTTGCCTATCAGCGGGTACGGATAAGCGAGGCCCACAAGCAGCAATGGCGACGAGATCAAGAGCGTCCGATGCCCGTCATGATCCATATGCCAGGGTCGGCGGCACCTCACGCGGGGTTACGCGTGCGGAAGCCCTTTGAGCCGGTGCAATGGCCAGCCTACCTGCCGCCGTTCGTGCGCGATGCGGTCCAGTTCGATCATGCCGGCCGGCTTTGGGTTCATCGGACGAGCCAGCCGGGGACGCCTGAGACGTTCGATGTCTTTGACGGCCAGGGAGCATTGGTAGAGCGGGTCCTGGCTCCGCCTCGCACCCGAATCGTTGGGTTTGGCCGCTTGCACGTGTATCTCGCTAGGCTCGATCCCGATCATCAGGAATTCCTCGAACGCTACCGGCTGTAGCCCAGGATCGATCGTGATTGGAGTCGCCCTCACCCCTATCAGGCGTCTCCGGCTAGTCGGGTTCCGTGTTACTGGTCCGTGCGGAGCGCGGCGACCGGTCGGTTATGGTGGCGTCGCGCCGCCGTTAGACCGACCAATCGCAGTCCTCCTTGAGAAACGGTGTTTCCCACGCAGCCCTGTATCCCTTAGGGTTCTTGGGACTGGCCACGACAAATGGTGCGGAGAGTCGCTGCGCTCGAAAGAATGTCGCAAAGTCGTTCCAAGCCTGTGCGACGACCGCCCTCGGAAGCTCGCGGCACTTGAGCTTTTTCGGATTCTTTAGGTCACGAACCGCGAGAACAATGGTTGGTGCAACGCCCGCCTCGTCGGGACGGAGCACGTCGACGTTGTATACATAGTAGCCCTGATCTGCGACGTCCTTGAGCGAAACCCACTGATTGTCTACATACGCCTTTGTAGGTGCGTGGCCGCCTTTGATGGGCTCGACTCGCTCACCGTTTCGGTACAGGTATGCAGCGCGAACGTCACCTTTGAACTTGTACGTAGCCTTCAGGTTAGGTCCTAGCATCACCCGAGTGAATAGGGAACCACCGGTCTCACCGACCTTCGGGATGATCGACATTGATACTACGGGTGCGGTGAGCCCTCCGACGTACTCTCCCCAGTCGCGGTAATCCCTGACTTCAGAGTACCTCTCGGCGTCCGCTAACCCGGCTATGGCCTCCCGTTTCTTACGATCCTTGGCGATGTCGTTCTCAAACGCCTTTGCCGCTACGAAGGTCTGTAGTGGCGTCTGAACTGTGATATCGAACCCTCCAACGGCGATTCCACTGAACTTTCTGTATGCGCGAACATCGGCGGTGTCGGCAGCACTTTTCAGGGCGGCGATGTCGATTCGCAGCGAGGGCATTACTGGCAGGCTGTCTGCTGGCGGTGCCTCGCGCGAATCAAGCTCCGCTGCTGCTTTAACGAGGACATCCGTTGCGCGGGAGATAAGGACTGATCCAGAAATACCTGGACCACCTGAACGACCAACGTCGCCGAACGTGTTGACGGCTATGGCCTCGCCTAAGGCGTTTAATAGCGGGCCACCGGAGTTGCCTTGGTTGATGTTTACGTCTGAGATAATTGCGCCAGTCCTGATACTAGAGGCGATCCCAGAAGTGATGGTTAAGTCCTGGTTCAATGGAAAGCCCATCGCGACCAAGCGCTCTCCTGGGCTTGCGGCTGGTCTGTCTGCCGCTGCTTGCAGAGGGATCCGCGTGCGGTCAACTAGGTGGGCGGGATTGATCCGGAGGATGGCGATGTCGGCATCGTTATCCCTGCCAACCACCTGAGCCGCAACACGCACGAGCGAGTCAAGGACAACTGAGATACCATCGTCCTCGACGCCATCTACCACATGTGCATTCGTGATAATGACGCCGTCCAGAGTATCCGCGAGGAAACCGGAGCCGTGCCTAAGGCCGGCCTGGATTTTGAAGACGGAGCTCTTGAAGCGAGAGAACAAGCTCGCTACGAAGTCGCCCGATGCTGTTGCAACACTTTCCTGAAGCGATTTCTCCGGGGCATCAGCATTGTCATTTGTAAGGGCGACGTCTGTCGCTGCCCCTGTTCGAACAAGGACATCCACAGTCCAGCGATATGGTCGGCCCTGGAACTGAACGGGTGCACGGCTCATGAGCCTATATCCGCCGGCGGGTAGGGTGATGGATGCTTTCCCATCGACCGCCGTCCGCATGGTCGTCGAGTCACCTTGATCGGACGTTAGGAGCAGGCTGTGAAGTGGCACTGGGCGCAGTTGCATCTCGCCGTCAAGGAGGACCGCTGTAACCGTAAGGGTCCCCAAGCTGTCACTTTGGCGTTCGCCTTGCTTCGTAGCGACCTGACCACGCATGGATAGGGGTGCTGTAACCAAGGCGACTAATAGAACCAAGCGCGGTGTCAGCATATTGCTCCTTGCAGATTCAAGCTGGATCCATGTGATGCCTCAAGCGATCCAGTTGGCCCCGGATGTGTGCACACCTAGACCCCTTGTACTGGCCGCGGCTGCGGACCGCCTTGGCAAGCAACCACGGCTCGCCCCGCGACGGTCTTGGCCGTGAAGTTCGACCACCGATTCGAGATGACTACTCGATAGCTTCCTGGCGACGTTAGTGGCGTTTCAACCGATGTCACTGTCTGCCGAGGACCGTCGAATAGTGCGGTATGGTTCCCATTCGGATTGTTCTTCCAGTTTGTAAACTGATCTTCCGTCATGACGAAGACCTGAACGTCCTTGTTGCCGCCCGAGAGCGTCTCAATCCTGCCCTTCAGGAAACAAGACCCTCCACCCGACAGCTCGAAAGCTGTGCTCCAAATCTGCGTGGCTGGTAGGGTGATTCCGGTACTGGAGAAGACCTCAAGGGCCCGCGGCTTCACGCGCTCCTGTTCGGCACGCGCCTTCTCCTTTGCCTCACTTTGAGCGAGGGCCGCTGCCAACGAATCCGCCCGCTGGAGCGCAGCTCTTTCGCCACCAGATTGACAACCAAGTACAAGTAAAGCGCTCGTAGCAGCCGAAAGTCGCCACGGATAGCTCGGCATGACCCCTCCCTTTTGGTACCAAGCGTCTTATCACACAAGATTCGTGCCACAAGGGGACAGATGACGCGGCCGACATGGCTTTGCTTGATCCCGCTTGAGCGATTCGTGCCCGAACGCTCGGTTGTCTCTGTCTGCCCTCGACTCATTCAGGTAACCGGATGAGGTCGCTCCGAAAGCTGCGCCGGGCAATGTGGGAGCTAAGGATCGGTCATGATGCTAAGGTAGCGTGTGGTACTGTCATGGCAGTTCTATTGGGCGGGCCGACGGGGGCTGCTGCGGGGGTGGCCTGGAAGTACCTCAGCCGCCCCACTCGCTCAAACGTGTGCTGGGCACCCGAGAGCTTGGGCCCACTGTTCGTTCGAGCACTCAGCGCGCAAGCTGGAGTCGTGCAACTCTCGATAAGCACGTTTCTGTGTGGGATCTCCCGGCTCGATAGGCGCGAGTCATGATTTCTAGTCGCTCAATGGCGGCTGTGTTCCCACCCCTCCGCGATATCGGAATGCTAACCAACCGAGGTATCACAGCAGGTCCCGCGTGATACCTCCACCAAGGTGAAGTGCGCATCGAGCGAACTGTTGGCGGGCGAAAGCGAAGGATGTCGTGTCATCCAAGCAAGCGCATGAATCACATAGCCTTAGAGGATCCAGGTCGGCACGAGAGCGTACCTGGCATGGTGCTTGCGTAGGAAGTGTGGTGATGCCGGAAATCTATCATGGGGAAGCGCTCCCGCATTCCCATGGATGGTGGGCAGTCGATGTGAAGGTCCCCATTAACAACGAGGCGATATGCGTACGCAAATATCAAGGATTCTGGTAGCCGGAGTGTTCGCAGCACTGATGACCGTATCGGCAAGTGCGCAGGAGCGGACCAGGAGCGGATTCTGGTTCAATGGTGGGCTGGGCGTTGGCTCGCTTGGCTGTGATGACTGTTCCTCTCGCGAGACGGGCTTAAGTGGCGGCATCGCGCTCGGTGGGTCAATTAGTCAGAATGTCCTTCTTGGTGTCGGAACTACTGGTTGGACGAAGTCAGAGAGCGGAGTTACGCTCACGACGGGTACGCTCGATGCTCGGCTTCGGCTGTATCCTAGCTCGACCGGTGGATTTTTCATTACCACGGGTATCGGGTTGGGTTCAATTAGCGCAGATATTGCCGGGTTTGGCGGAGATGCAGAGACAGGTGTCGGGGTTTTGGTCGGGTTGGGTATCGACATCCGGATTGGGCGGAATGTGAGCCTCACTCCTTTCTGGAACGGGTTTGCCGTGCGGACAGAGAATGCTGACGTGAATGTTGGCCAGCTTGGATTGGGAATAACTGTCCATTGAGCTGAGTGTGTTGCCTGGCCGTTGTACTTAGTGTTGGGCGCCAGAGCGTCCGATGCCCGAATCATGAGATCTATATGTGGAGGGCGGCGACTCCTCAACGATCGCGGTTGGTACCCCTTGGTCCCAACCGCGCGTCTTGAGGTAGTCGTCGGGTTTAGTGTGCGGGGCGCCCGGGGCGGTATGCGAAGGCCACCGATCGGGTGGTCACCGCCCAGGTGCGCACGATCATTCGGACCGGGTCGTCGTATGGCGCGCGTCGTGTCCACGCGCTCGTCAATCAGCGCTTTGTGACCGGCTACAATGTGAAGCGCATTCAGCGCGGGATGGCGCTCCATGGCTGGACGCTCTCGTCGGTCGTCCATCGCCGCACGGGCCGGGCGCACCGCGGGCGCATTCAGCGGGACGTGTCCAATGAACGCTGGTGCAGCGACGGCCTGGAGATCGCCTGCTGGAACGGGGAGCTCGTGCAGGTCGCCTTTGCCCTCGATTGCCATGATCGCGAAGTGATGGCCCACGTCGCGGTGCCCCGCGACCTCGTGGCCGCCGATATCCAGCAGCTCATGCAGGACGCGGTCGCGGCCCGTTTTGGGCCTGGACGCCGCCCGCCCACCCCGATCCAGTGGCTGAGTGACAATGGGAGTATCTATACGGCGCTGGCGACCCAACTGATGGCGGAGCGCCTGCACTTGGTGCCCATTACGACGCCGGCCGCGAGTCCGCAGTCCAACGGCATGGCCGAAGCCTTCGTGCACACGCTGCGGCGCGACTACCTCGCGGGGGCGGACCTCGCGACCGCGGCGCAAGTGCTGGCCCAGCTCCCCGCGTGGATGGCGGATTACAACGGCGTCGCGCCGCACTCCGCGCTCGGGTACCAGTCACCCCAGCAATATCGGCGTGCGCAGTCCCTGGCAGGTGAGATCAGTGCGCCCAAAGTGCCTCACGAATTGGGGTACTAAGCAAGTGACCCATATATAACCCTCGCATCACGGACAGACCGGCTAGCCCGGCCTTGACCTTGCAGATGAGCGGATGGCGCTCCAAGCCATCGCGCCGCTGCAGCCGGGCGAGGGCGGCGAACTCGCACCTTTAACGCCCCGTTTCACAGGTTGCCAACTCGGCTAGCAACACCAACGGGCTCGATGTCAGCGTTCCCGGTCACGTGGGCAGCCCTCGCCAAGCCGACTCCGCTGCGGTACGCCCCGATACCGG is a window from the Gemmatimonadales bacterium genome containing:
- a CDS encoding gamma-glutamyltransferase codes for the protein MKSTTMFRSRIALAVGVMFAAGCTRPAPPSAASPLAGKRAEGRAGMVSASQPEATLVGVAVLRAGGNAVDAAVATAFALSVTDPSQTGIGGGGAATVWMPASQRVDHLSFYGRAGERPEWGTADTGSRGPGRGAAVPGMVSGLLTLHEKHGKLSREQVMAPAIALARDGFTVSPLLARTITSSRARVLEEPGAAARFMPDGEPLRPGDRLIQPELAATLERIAATGPDAFYRGPFAERLAQHVQARGGLITTRDMAAYRSTWTRPLCTPWRGLTVLGAPPPMGGAVVLQMLHLAEQSGLTSATGYTESPATATSFAQLIRIAQVDGQRWRGDPGVMPVPARGLASARFAAARASELTAPMRDTLSPADPWSADAEGPEGACAALDPYPAAPRSAAGDFDGLGSGSAGEDSSFTSHLSVVDSEGNAVSMTTTVGVLFGSGVWVDGVWLNSVGRNFDGRTRGSDRYSNSTMSPTIVLDGRDVRLVVGAAGSQYIQPAIAQVSVRMLAFGEDPAMALAAPRLHPNWNSREVEVEPGFGPDVYSALVARGFRPRSRVGDIMFGGVHAVYVTPDGRRIGAADPRRDGYAAGQ
- a CDS encoding serine protease, producing the protein MSRAPVQFQGRPYRWTVDVLVRTGAATDVALTNDNADAPEKSLQESVATASGDFVASLFSRFKSSVFKIQAGLRHGSGFLADTLDGVIITNAHVVDGVEDDGISVVLDSLVRVAAQVVGRDNDADIAILRINPAHLVDRTRIPLQAAADRPAASPGERLVAMGFPLNQDLTITSGIASSIRTGAIISDVNINQGNSGGPLLNALGEAIAVNTFGDVGRSGGPGISGSVLISRATDVLVKAAAELDSREAPPADSLPVMPSLRIDIAALKSAADTADVRAYRKFSGIAVGGFDITVQTPLQTFVAAKAFENDIAKDRKKREAIAGLADAERYSEVRDYRDWGEYVGGLTAPVVSMSIIPKVGETGGSLFTRVMLGPNLKATYKFKGDVRAAYLYRNGERVEPIKGGHAPTKAYVDNQWVSLKDVADQGYYVYNVDVLRPDEAGVAPTIVLAVRDLKNPKKLKCRELPRAVVAQAWNDFATFFRAQRLSAPFVVASPKNPKGYRAAWETPFLKEDCDWSV
- a CDS encoding outer membrane beta-barrel protein, with the protein product MFAALMTVSASAQERTRSGFWFNGGLGVGSLGCDDCSSRETGLSGGIALGGSISQNVLLGVGTTGWTKSESGVTLTTGTLDARLRLYPSSTGGFFITTGIGLGSISADIAGFGGDAETGVGVLVGLGIDIRIGRNVSLTPFWNGFAVRTENADVNVGQLGLGITVH
- a CDS encoding DDE-type integrase/transposase/recombinase, with the protein product MRTIIRTGSSYGARRVHALVNQRFVTGYNVKRIQRGMALHGWTLSSVVHRRTGRAHRGRIQRDVSNERWCSDGLEIACWNGELVQVAFALDCHDREVMAHVAVPRDLVAADIQQLMQDAVAARFGPGRRPPTPIQWLSDNGSIYTALATQLMAERLHLVPITTPAASPQSNGMAEAFVHTLRRDYLAGADLATAAQVLAQLPAWMADYNGVAPHSALGYQSPQQYRRAQSLAGEISAPKVPHELGY